Sequence from the Ooceraea biroi isolate clonal line C1 chromosome 2, Obir_v5.4, whole genome shotgun sequence genome:
aaaaataattcgtATTTGCATATAAGAGTGAAATCACTTTAAACGTAGCcataaaaaacttattttgcatgaaattttatatttgatatcgCAGCTTACATTGTTcgtaatcaaataataatgagaCATCACTGTCACACGAAAACTATAtcgatattgaatttatttcgtCGCAAACTACGTTATCTTAATACTGTATTATAGAATGTTACTCACTATATAGTCAAAAATGTCTGAATACTATCTTGAAACTCGTTGCCCATAATATGTTTTACCATGCGCAATATGACAGGTGctgtaaatgtatatgtaaaggagagaagtaaatttaaaatacattgtcatatatattgttttatatattaatctctCTTAGATGAATTAATCttctttaagaaatatataatatgcatcttttatatatattgtgtttTGCATATTCCCTCCGATTTGTGCTCATATTTTGCAAAACAGGTACATACGACATATAAATACGATACGTAGTACACTTTGGTTACAAATAACTTATCGCTTTCTCTATGTTAAttggaattaaataattacagattATCGTTTGATTATCCTTAGTCTGGCTTACCTTTGACATAAattggaaaagagaaaagggatTTAATCTCGGATGATGTCTGGACTTCATATGAAAGAGGCTCCATGAAATTTGTGTCGAGGCGAAAACAGTCTTGTCGAACTTGCACCACGAACAAATCACGAAATCGCCATTCcgtaaaaatctataaaagagaaagtttatttgaaatataaatatattgattaataatctaaatatattgattaaagtttatttgacTGAATGAATATTGaaccgaaaaaatatttgtattaatagtGAAAAATCATCTAGTCGTAAGAATAACTTCTTCTATTGTATTtcataatatacaatattattatattattgaagcTTGCGTTAGTAATAGAAAAGAACCTCATCTAGAATTTCCATGTAAAGAAGAGTGGCAAGCCCTTCATTTAACCATAGGTGAGACCACCACGACGGTGAGATTGCATTATCTATCATCTGATGTACTATTCCACGTGCTACTGTGCTtgctatttctcttttctggACACTGGTGTCTAATTCTTTATTGTAAGAAAGAAGTGATTCtctataacataatatttaatatattatatactatacattatacattatatactatatattactaaataaataggtataaattatataaacgtATTAGAATTTAGTAATGTTACATAAAAAgtcaaattttatatgaatattatcagcaataaaaaatgaaaatatccacgttctttattttgaaattcatGTCGCTAATGTggtacaattttaatttatacatttttttcattcaatAGAAAtgctatttaattttatattattaaaatgtaaaattaataaaaatcttctGATCATCGTCCAGATACCTGTAAATGATGAGCCTCTGTTTTCCGATGAAATCAAATGGAATAGCCATAGGAAGTGCATATTGATTTATAAACGCGACTCTTTTAGGAAGTTTCCTGTACCACGTAGAGTTTTGAAGCTTAAGAGTCACATTTCCTGCAAATTCCATATATTTTCCTATGCTAGATCTACTCGATATCATACTAAACACATTTGATTCGGTATTGCATATATGACATGATACATCTGGATAAGTGAGAGGTAGAAGCTTTAAATCAGTTAGCACAAATATCATTTGGTAAGTAGATATTGCATTAACAGTGACAAAAGTAGTGGAGATCCAATCTTGTTTATAATCATCTTGTGTATATGTTTCCTCTTCACACACATCTGGACAGATCATATATCCGTGAGGATGTATGAATCTAATTCGAAATGTTGTTTTAAATTCCGGCTCATCCCAACACGGAAACAGTTGTCGAGCTTCAATAGACTGAATATTTGTTGCCAATAATGTATTCCTATTTTAAGGACATtcctaatataattttaattggccaaataatattttgaataaaattatcaagtaGGGCACTAGGCAAGCATAATCCTTTATTTAAAGCAGAACGGttagtatattttattgttacatgttattatattgcagataaataattttgaggCACCATGTCTAATGTTTaacatattaatgttatttcaaACAGTAGATAGTCgctcaaaattatttattactctataacacataataattattatggtGTATTAATGTGTATCTTACAGTAATGAATATTaaggtattatattttaattagatgAGTACTTATAATGTTAACTCACTGTCGTCTTGCTCCAGGCGGAAAtacacttttaataaaataacctTCCTCTATGCCTTTACTGATATTTGTCTCGTATGAGATTGACAGGGAATAATTTCCAGGAGATAGCTGCTGATTGAAAGAGAGGTCTAGAATGTTCACCTTCTCGGAGTATCCCATCATTCTTGGAGTATATATGTCAGTTATAGGTATAGCTATAGGCATAGGTTCATCTGCGATATCATTCttcataatcaattttatattataatccatCAGCCGTCTTTTCGGTTTGGGACTGTGTAATCTTATATTTGACGTTgcttttaaaatttcaatgtCAATTTCGCAGTCGCCATTTAAACGGTCCAGCGTTTCAGAAAATtctatgttaatattatagtgCCATGGCTGTACATCTTTTAGTAAACGATAACCAAGTTCTTTATGTGTTTTAATTTCGGTAGACTGATCTTCCGCTTGTATACATATTATCACAGTAGTGAACATTATACTACTTAGAAATAGTTGAAGGAATGGGATGCGAAATTGTCTTTCAACTATCTGTAACAACGTTTCGTCAtccgaaaaaattaaatgattataaaatatcatgtatatccataaaaatacgttattttctttctgtaggttttctttttcaataataaatcgtattattaataatgttaaaatcattttacaaGATCTGCAAAAGTTTATTCATTTTGCATGTCACATCTAATAGCGAGGCAAATTTAAGCACAATATATGAGAACAAGTCgcgacaaataaataaaataccatTTATTTGTCATATCAAAAAATTGTGCTCTTCTACGTCCTTCTAGTAAATCTTTACCGTACATTGGTTGCTCTTTATCACTATAACTTGTTTTATCTTTGAGAATGaataaatgagaataaatatCAACTATTTCTGATGACTTACCGGCATTTTGAACTGTGACGATTTTAATGTAAGTATAAAGAAATTCGTACAATCACTAGTTATTACCGTTAACAGCACTTTATGTTGAAATATATCACTACACTAACGTTGTGAATAGGTCTTACCACGACCAAGGACAATCTGAAATGACACACGAAGTGGAAATAATATAGGTATATAAACATGTTTAAGGTTCACACATATAAGAGTTCTATCAGCCGCTTGCGTAGAGAAAACAAACATAGGTATTTGAAGGAACGAATGAGAAGTTCGCAATAACTTCTATCTTGTAACGGatgattacattattatcgAACAATACGTTAGGTTAATCAAAAAGTTAAATAGGTCTGAAACATAatgtttcttcctttctccatAAGATGATTACAACATTCGTGTCGCGATTTTTTGGAGATTGTACATGACtgcaatatatttcattagttTCCAAATCTTCTTCATGGATTGCTTTATCAAAGAATTCATCTTTACATGTATAGACTTGatgtgcaaatatatataatacgctatataaataaatattttcttatattggtCCACTTAATCATTcacattattatcaattatattattatctattatattctattatattttggcGAAATTGTAAGCGTTTTCTCCGCACCGTTTGTCTAGGCAAACCCGTGTCACACTACGCATTACGAACGCGAATCGGATTGAGATTGCGGATCGCAGATCGAAATTAAATCGATCTGTGATCCGCAATCTCAATCCGATCCGTGTTCGTAATGCGTAGTGTGGCACGGGCTTTAAAGTTATAATcgttaatacatttttaatagttAATTGGATAATCATTGCAGTGAACAGATTGATTGTTCAACGGATGTCGATTTATCTTCTCTGGTTTCGCGACGTCGCAAACATCGTCGAGTCTGTCGTGCATTGCAAATTCTAAAATGCGGCCAATTATTGCGACGTCAAAGTATTTTGTCGTGTGCAAAATTTCCGATTATCATCGTTCGCAGTACCGCCTGTCTACTAAATATTCAACAAAATAAGCTGTTTCTAGTTGTTAGGGTGGCAAGCCTGAGCGACTTGCGCGCGCAAGTACATATATCCTAAGAACGACTTGTATGAGATTTAGGATAAATATACAGTATTAATCTAAATTGTGAGTAAATTCAATCGACTGGAGACCTCCCACAACACTAGTGAAACGAGAACGATTCTTGGATCACCCTAATCTTCCACTGTTCTTCAGAAATCACTGAGTCAGCGGCAACGGCGAGGCCGATTAATCGCGGGGTTGGGTTTTTTCTTCAAATCAAAATTGTGTTTGCTCGAATaccattatataattattttagtgaCTCACTTTATTAGAACACTGCACATAAGAGGAACAAAATGtgcaatataaatgtacaattaGAAAAAGCAAACATAAGATAAGATATAACAgacacaatataataataataacattaattattaatactaaaCACTAGTGTCACAAATAGCTCTATAACTTATGTGTAAGTATATCAATAATAAGAGCGAAGCAGGATGAACGTgcttataattaatcaatcataGAGTACAAATTCTCACGAACGTTTCGGTCTCATTATTAGACCATCTTCAGTGTGATAAAAAAGAACGCAATTGATCTCATTATTAGACCATCTTCAACGTTTGTGAGAATTTGTACTCtatgattgattaattataagcACGTTCATCCTGCTTCGCTCTTATTATTGATATACTTACACTAAACACTAGAAACTAACTAGaagaatgtattaaaatataaatttaaacttCAAAATTAAACACATTGAATACAAGATTGAATACTtcgtaatatatacatttgcgAAACACTACCTACTTAAATAAGGAAATATACGTTaaaatagttataatataattgccTAAACACATGGCTTTATCTCTCAGTAACACATTTAAACAATTCGACCTGTTAACTTAATAAGCCTGGATTTTTGGTACGCGACTTGACGCAAGcgtttattgtaaatattatcaCATATTTGTGTTGTCTTGTATCTACAACCTATAAGATTGCCCACCTAAAACAAATTGTAACATCAtgtaaataacatttataaatatatagcaaTAACAAGTAACAAATTCAAActataaatatgaaacaaaTGTTGTAATAAAGCTGTGATACAATTCTGtcctaaatattatttttagtatttataattagatattatttCTGCGATGTGTGCATATGTATGACATATAAACTACGggtaaatacaaagtattaaaGCAGGTTTTTAGCCAGCGCCGATCGATCATCGATGTCGATCGGTactaaggggatcctggagtcgtctgtattactgatgaaataaatgacagtttttaatgaaatctttttattggttgcgcagaatgaaaaatcttctt
This genomic interval carries:
- the LOC105281920 gene encoding aminopeptidase N-like isoform X1, with product MPIVERQFRIPFLQLFLSSIMFTTVIICIQAEDQSTEIKTHKELGYRLLKDVQPWHYNINIEFSETLDRLNGDCEIDIEILKATSNIRLHSPKPKRRLMDYNIKLIMKNDIADEPMPIAIPITDIYTPRMMGYSEKVNILDLSFNQQLSPGNYSLSISYETNISKGIEEGYFIKSVFPPGARRQNTLLATNIQSIEARQLFPCWDEPEFKTTFRIRFIHPHGYMICPDVCEEETYTQDDYKQDWISTTFVTVNAISTYQMIFVLTDLKLLPLTYPDVSCHICNTESNVFSMISSRSSIGKYMEFAGNVTLKLQNSTWYRKLPKRVAFINQYALPMAIPFDFIGKQRLIIYRESLLSYNKELDTSVQKREIASTVARGIVHQMIDNAISPSWWSHLWLNEGLATLLYMEILDEIFTEWRFRDLFVVQVRQDCFRLDTNFMEPLSYEVQTSSEIKSLFSFPIYVKAPVILRMVKHIMGNEFQDSIQTFLTIYYYGSLNPTYLWDMMQIYMSCGILDTLLTPEVCNYTMNDIMETWITTNNYPIVHVHRNASKLFIFQSEEVFYNDNEGKALPSHWLPITFTTWEELDFNNTAPHYWITPKNSNGISVQLTDNNGWIILNLQQTGYYRVKYDKDSLRFITNYLRNENCEKIHVLNRAQLIDDTYYFLMRGKVRYSQFVNLIYYLGRDRDYVAWYPMLQIFIDLSYFLPFADSLFIKQDMRYILKRLLYTLSYDEKVDEDDLTKWLRQEAVKWACIFDDTQCQQIATYRLKEHLEDPTNHKLSLEWREWTYCKGAIKADESVLLKLEELLNINNSKAFNYISCAEIPHRIIDIFYSSSLKRKDRYPTLFSYAIFVNYAVKHIHGIIEIIKAYNASLSDKSKLLVVIINHLYSEEKIQQMSNLLGCKFVKPKICRTFDDVIKRRLRQVAYQKSRLLKLHL
- the LOC105281920 gene encoding aminopeptidase N-like isoform X2; translated protein: MPIVERQFRIPFLQLFLSSIMFTTVIICIQAEDQSTEIKTHKELGYRLLKDVQPWHYNINIEFSETLDRLNGDCEIDIEILKATSNIRLHSPKPKRRLMDYNIKLIMKNDIADEPMPIAIPITDIYTPRMMGYSEKVNILDLSFNQQLSPGNYSLSISYETNISKGIEEGYFIKSVFPPGARRQNTLLATNIQSIEARQLFPCWDEPEFKTTFRIRFIHPHGYMICPDVCEEETYTQDDYKQDWISTTFVTVNAISTYQMIFVLTDLKLLPLTYPDVSCHICNTESNVFSMISSRSSIGKYMEFAGNVTLKLQNSTWYRKLPKRVAFINQYALPMAIPFDFIGKQRLIIYRESLLSYNKELDTSVQKREIASTVARGIVHQMIDNAISPSWWSHLWLNEGLATLLYMEILDEIFTEWRFRDLFVVQVRQDCFRLDTNFMEPLSYEVQTSSEIKSLFSFPIYVKAPVILRMVKHIMGNEFQDSIQTFLTIYYYGSLNPTYLWDMMQIYMSCGILDTLLTPEVCNYTMNDIMETWITTNNYPIVHVHRNASKLFIFQSEEVFYNDNEGKALPSHWLPITFTTWEELDFNNTAPHYWITPKNSNGISVQLTDNNGWIILNLQQTGYYRVKYDKDSLRFITNYLRNENCEKIHVLNRAQLIDDTYYFLMRGKVRYSQFVNLIYYLGRDRDYVAWYPMLQIFIDLSYFLPFADSLFIKQDMRYILKRLLYTLSYDEKVDEDDLTKWLRQEAVKWACIFDDTQCQQIATYRLKEHLEDPTNHKLSLEWREWTYCKVLHFLIKANY